Proteins found in one Tsukamurella paurometabola DSM 20162 genomic segment:
- a CDS encoding styrene monooxygenase/indole monooxygenase family protein, which translates to MTQTRIAIIGAGVVGATAALVLAQRGHQVDLYSERTAEQLRDDVPATGTAVLFGHSRDVDHTLVPELYPQAPVSTGMNTRLQTGEPGALEQVLAFDPDFAYTAAGIDVRLRAYDRIRLFEQAGGRFIVDTVSPESLDTIAGQHDLTLVSTGKGGLSGLFPVDEARTVYRAPQRQLLAAAFAGLGHGDDVFTARGHGAGAHNVFNLHTDHGEIWIGPYWHKDAGATWSVLGFAKPGGAWVERFNEVTDPQSALEVVVGIYRDYFPDDLPDIEKLRVIEEDRHPWLRGAVTPTVRQGVGFTRSGHPVASLGDTSIAFDPIAGQGAQTGLIQVAALVKAIDDRGPNFTAFTPDWIRDQFDRHWEERGHAAAEVTRLFLGDPDYAFAAGPLFAGATADDAVGAALFNLLSVPDPILDLKTEDDVQRFIDEAKTAALVRS; encoded by the coding sequence ATGACGCAGACACGCATCGCCATCATCGGCGCGGGAGTGGTGGGTGCCACCGCCGCTCTCGTCCTCGCTCAGCGCGGCCATCAGGTGGACCTGTACAGCGAACGGACCGCTGAGCAACTCCGCGACGACGTCCCGGCAACGGGCACCGCGGTGCTCTTCGGGCACTCCCGCGACGTCGACCACACGCTGGTCCCCGAGCTGTACCCGCAGGCCCCCGTATCCACGGGGATGAACACCCGCCTGCAGACCGGCGAGCCGGGTGCACTGGAGCAGGTGCTCGCCTTCGATCCCGACTTCGCGTACACGGCGGCCGGTATCGATGTGCGGCTGCGCGCCTACGACCGGATCCGGCTGTTCGAACAGGCCGGTGGCCGGTTCATCGTGGACACCGTGTCTCCCGAGAGCCTCGACACCATCGCCGGCCAACACGACCTGACCTTGGTCTCCACCGGAAAGGGCGGTCTTTCGGGTCTGTTTCCCGTCGACGAGGCCCGTACCGTCTACCGCGCACCGCAGCGACAGTTGCTGGCGGCGGCGTTCGCCGGGCTCGGTCACGGCGACGACGTGTTCACCGCCCGTGGTCACGGCGCAGGCGCACACAATGTGTTCAACCTGCATACCGACCACGGCGAGATCTGGATCGGTCCGTACTGGCACAAGGACGCCGGCGCCACCTGGAGCGTCCTGGGGTTCGCCAAGCCCGGGGGCGCCTGGGTCGAGCGATTCAACGAGGTCACCGATCCGCAGAGTGCCCTCGAGGTGGTCGTCGGTATCTACCGTGATTACTTCCCCGACGACCTCCCCGATATCGAGAAGCTCCGCGTGATCGAGGAGGACCGCCACCCGTGGCTGCGGGGCGCGGTGACGCCCACGGTGCGCCAGGGCGTCGGCTTCACCCGCAGCGGCCATCCCGTGGCGTCGCTCGGTGACACCTCGATCGCGTTCGACCCGATCGCGGGGCAGGGCGCGCAGACCGGCTTGATCCAGGTGGCCGCGCTGGTCAAGGCGATCGACGACCGCGGACCGAACTTCACCGCCTTCACCCCGGACTGGATCCGCGACCAGTTCGACCGACACTGGGAGGAGCGCGGCCACGCCGCCGCCGAGGTGACCCGGCTGTTCCTGGGTGACCCGGACTACGCCTTCGCCGCCGGCCCGCTGTTCGCCGGCGCGACCGCCGACGACGCCGTGGGCGCCGCGCTGTTCAACCTGCTCTCGGTTCCCGATCCGATCCTCGATCTCAAGACCGAGGACGACGTGCAGCGGTTCATCGACGAGGCGAAGACCGCCGCTCTGGTCCGGAGTTGA
- a CDS encoding acyl-CoA dehydrogenase family protein: MTTSLTRTPSDTELDATFGPVYARIAEGAVERERGRVLAHAPIALLKEAGFTALRVPAEFGGSEVSVRQFFRQLINLAAADSNLPQALRVHFLFVEDQLLAKSATGDAWLRAAAGGTVIGNAITEPGAGSVGGYQTTLTPSEGGYRLNGTKFYSTGTLYADHILVAADLDGERVSVLVDADSPGVEKVDDWNGFGQRLTASGTTVFTDVHVPADRYLGAGYGAPGPTYATSYLQLVQLAGLAGIAQRATDDTVAWVQARTRTFSHAAADLQRDDPLVQQVIGRLSSAAFTAKQAVLAVADILDEALAGRTLHEDVLPEAELAAAHAQIAAIDLVLKATTDLFEVGGASIVDAELGLDRHWRNARTLAVHNPAIQKARAIGDLLLNGTELPYAWNAGSRTTRTN; this comes from the coding sequence ATGACCACCTCGCTCACCCGCACCCCGTCCGATACCGAACTCGATGCGACGTTCGGCCCCGTCTACGCCCGGATCGCCGAGGGAGCCGTCGAGCGCGAACGCGGACGCGTGCTGGCTCACGCGCCCATCGCGCTGCTCAAGGAAGCCGGCTTCACGGCGCTGCGTGTTCCGGCCGAGTTCGGCGGGTCGGAGGTCTCCGTCCGCCAGTTCTTCCGGCAGTTGATCAACCTGGCCGCCGCCGACTCCAATCTCCCGCAGGCGCTGCGCGTGCACTTCCTGTTCGTCGAGGACCAGCTGCTCGCGAAGTCGGCAACCGGCGACGCGTGGTTGCGTGCGGCCGCGGGCGGCACGGTGATCGGTAACGCGATCACCGAACCCGGTGCGGGTTCGGTGGGCGGCTACCAGACCACACTGACCCCGTCCGAGGGTGGATACCGGTTGAACGGCACCAAGTTCTACTCCACGGGCACGCTGTACGCGGACCACATCCTGGTGGCGGCCGACCTCGACGGCGAACGCGTCTCGGTGCTCGTCGACGCCGACTCACCCGGCGTCGAGAAGGTCGATGACTGGAACGGCTTCGGCCAGAGGCTCACCGCGAGCGGCACCACCGTGTTCACCGATGTCCACGTCCCGGCCGACCGGTACCTGGGCGCCGGGTACGGCGCCCCCGGCCCCACCTACGCCACCTCCTACCTTCAGCTGGTGCAACTCGCGGGCCTCGCCGGTATCGCGCAACGCGCCACCGACGACACCGTCGCTTGGGTACAGGCCCGCACCCGGACCTTCTCCCACGCCGCGGCGGATCTGCAGCGGGACGATCCGCTGGTGCAGCAGGTGATCGGCCGCCTTTCCAGCGCTGCATTCACCGCGAAGCAGGCCGTTCTCGCGGTCGCCGACATCCTCGATGAGGCGCTCGCCGGCCGGACGCTGCACGAGGACGTGCTGCCCGAGGCCGAACTGGCCGCCGCTCATGCCCAGATCGCGGCGATCGACCTGGTCCTCAAGGCGACCACCGACCTGTTCGAGGTGGGCGGCGCATCGATCGTCGACGCCGAACTCGGCCTCGACCGGCACTGGCGCAATGCGCGCACCCTCGCCGTGCACAACCCCGCCATCCAGAAGGCGCGCGCGATCGGCGACCTCCTGCTCAACGGCACCGAACTTCCCTATGCGTGGAACGCCGGTTCCCGCACCACACGCACCAACTGA
- a CDS encoding secreted protein: protein MRLMTTTVSLAAVLALAGGVLAPGTAFSAPAPGPTPEERMYDAGDVPGRLVTGAGFDRFARDLASALDRARTADEADREASRVSSALFRAAVQRAQGAGPGFTADDRPLYWARIALIRTVRNWQPATAVTESERDRIVGTIDEVSRGQRRAPVGPTVLVTGFDPFRLTRDIRQGNPSGAIALALDGTQVDTPAGRVTVVAMLFPVRWRDFGAGMVERAVTPFLAPGSSRVVGFTTVSQGRPGKFDLEAINGAWRGGAVDNEGACYRGPAPVAGAAPQWTRSTLPMDAIVSAARGTYPVVRNTEVSYATGSDPAPSTVCDLPKLPSTTTTAEPPIDARARQGAGGDYLSNEIGYRVTLVRDRLAAPIPGGHLHTPVLDGLPAERSALESPQYRANLAAIVTQARAVVSVVAHGQRN from the coding sequence ATGCGCTTGATGACGACGACTGTATCCCTCGCCGCCGTGCTCGCCCTGGCAGGCGGCGTGCTCGCGCCCGGAACCGCGTTCTCTGCCCCCGCCCCCGGCCCGACACCGGAGGAACGGATGTACGACGCGGGCGACGTGCCCGGCCGACTGGTGACGGGCGCCGGTTTCGACCGGTTCGCCCGCGACCTCGCCTCGGCACTGGACCGGGCGCGCACCGCCGATGAGGCGGACCGGGAGGCCTCGCGCGTGTCGTCCGCGTTGTTCCGCGCGGCGGTACAGCGGGCGCAGGGCGCCGGTCCGGGTTTCACCGCCGACGATCGGCCGCTGTACTGGGCGCGGATCGCGCTGATCCGCACCGTCCGGAACTGGCAACCGGCGACCGCGGTGACGGAGTCGGAGCGCGACCGGATCGTCGGCACCATCGATGAGGTCTCCCGTGGCCAACGGCGCGCGCCGGTCGGCCCGACGGTGCTGGTGACGGGTTTCGACCCGTTCCGTCTCACTCGCGATATCCGCCAGGGCAATCCGTCCGGCGCGATCGCGCTCGCCCTGGATGGAACACAGGTCGATACGCCGGCGGGCCGCGTGACGGTGGTGGCGATGCTGTTCCCGGTGCGGTGGCGCGATTTCGGTGCGGGCATGGTCGAACGTGCCGTGACTCCTTTCCTGGCGCCCGGATCGTCCCGCGTGGTCGGGTTCACCACGGTCAGTCAGGGACGGCCCGGCAAGTTCGACCTGGAGGCGATCAACGGAGCCTGGCGCGGCGGCGCCGTCGATAACGAGGGGGCCTGCTACCGCGGCCCGGCACCGGTGGCCGGAGCCGCCCCGCAGTGGACCCGGAGCACGCTGCCGATGGATGCGATCGTCTCGGCGGCACGGGGCACGTACCCGGTGGTACGCAACACCGAGGTCAGCTATGCCACAGGCTCCGATCCTGCACCGAGCACCGTCTGCGACCTGCCGAAGCTGCCGTCCACCACCACGACGGCGGAACCGCCGATCGATGCCCGGGCGCGCCAGGGAGCGGGCGGGGACTATCTGTCCAACGAGATCGGCTACCGCGTGACACTGGTTCGCGACCGGCTCGCGGCACCGATTCCGGGCGGTCACCTGCACACGCCGGTGCTCGATGGGCTACCCGCCGAACGCAGTGCTCTCGAATCGCCGCAATACCGGGCGAACCTCGCGGCGATCGTCACGCAGGCACGGGCCGTGGTGAGCGTGGTGGCGCACGGCCAGAGAAACTAG
- a CDS encoding AMP-binding protein, producing the protein MKFNLADIFEAVVDAVPERIVLSYNGEQTSYADMDAQTNRVAHLFAEHGVGPFDHVALFLKNSVEHVQSLLGLIKIRAVPVNVNYRYTATELEYIFTNSDAVAIIVELPEHQRTLAALLPNLPDLRTVFVVGETDPALATAAAELGDRAVAVVSFEDSETLSQERDFEPRTGEEHYIIYTGGTTGYPKGVVWQHDDFFRKPLSAGVPYGGEPRTSLAEVGEGAKSFPPLAFLIAAPLMHGAGAYSLFTFFVLGSRIILERDFNAEQIVRNIARDQTQTILIVGDAMGVPLVEEMERQKDTADFSSLFSITSGGAIWSKHVRDRMAAIKPELILRDNFGASETGNDGVMQLDEDGNLHAPPTEKMMVVDEQFDEITTPGEVGYIARVGNVPLGYYNDPEKSARTFPTLKDGRRISVLGDMGYPAEDGGIVFLGRGSQCINTGGEKVYAEEVEATLHGHPAIADALVVPVPDARYGQRVAAVVAVAEGHPQPSIEDIQTFARGELAGYKVPRTVVFVDQVKRTPAGKADYRWAKTTAEVAADSQLPA; encoded by the coding sequence ATGAAGTTCAACCTCGCCGACATCTTCGAGGCGGTCGTGGACGCGGTGCCCGAGCGGATCGTGCTGAGCTACAACGGCGAGCAGACCAGTTACGCCGACATGGACGCCCAGACCAACCGGGTGGCGCACCTGTTTGCCGAGCACGGCGTGGGACCGTTCGATCATGTGGCCCTGTTTCTGAAGAACAGCGTCGAGCACGTGCAGTCGCTGCTCGGTCTGATCAAGATCCGCGCCGTGCCGGTGAACGTGAACTATCGGTACACCGCAACCGAGTTGGAGTACATCTTCACCAACTCCGACGCGGTCGCGATCATCGTCGAACTGCCCGAACATCAGCGCACGCTCGCCGCCCTGCTTCCGAACCTGCCCGACCTGCGGACCGTCTTCGTGGTCGGGGAGACCGACCCGGCACTCGCCACGGCGGCGGCGGAGCTCGGCGACCGCGCTGTGGCGGTGGTGTCGTTCGAGGATTCCGAAACACTCTCGCAAGAACGGGACTTCGAGCCGCGCACCGGCGAGGAGCACTACATCATCTACACCGGCGGGACCACGGGCTACCCGAAAGGCGTGGTGTGGCAACACGACGACTTCTTCCGCAAGCCGCTGTCGGCCGGAGTGCCGTACGGCGGCGAACCGCGGACCTCGCTCGCCGAGGTCGGCGAGGGCGCGAAGTCCTTCCCGCCGCTGGCGTTCCTGATCGCTGCGCCGCTGATGCACGGTGCCGGCGCGTACTCGCTGTTCACGTTCTTCGTCCTCGGATCGCGGATCATCCTGGAGCGCGACTTCAACGCGGAGCAGATCGTTCGGAACATCGCCCGCGATCAGACCCAGACCATCCTCATCGTGGGTGACGCGATGGGTGTTCCCTTGGTCGAGGAGATGGAGAGGCAGAAGGACACCGCCGACTTCTCGTCGCTGTTCTCGATCACCTCCGGTGGAGCGATCTGGTCCAAGCACGTGCGCGACCGGATGGCTGCGATCAAGCCGGAGCTCATCCTGCGCGATAACTTCGGTGCCTCCGAGACGGGCAACGACGGCGTCATGCAGCTCGACGAGGACGGGAACCTGCATGCCCCGCCGACCGAGAAGATGATGGTGGTCGACGAGCAGTTCGACGAGATCACCACGCCGGGCGAAGTGGGCTACATCGCGCGCGTCGGCAACGTACCGCTCGGCTACTACAACGACCCGGAGAAGTCGGCCCGTACCTTCCCCACCCTCAAGGACGGCCGCCGGATCTCGGTACTCGGCGATATGGGGTACCCCGCGGAGGACGGCGGCATCGTGTTCCTGGGACGTGGCAGCCAATGCATCAACACCGGCGGCGAGAAGGTGTACGCCGAGGAAGTCGAAGCCACCCTGCACGGACATCCCGCGATCGCGGATGCGCTCGTGGTGCCGGTGCCCGACGCCCGCTACGGCCAGCGCGTGGCCGCTGTCGTCGCGGTCGCCGAGGGACACCCGCAGCCGAGCATCGAGGACATCCAGACTTTCGCGCGCGGCGAGCTGGCCGGCTACAAGGTTCCGAGGACCGTGGTCTTCGTGGACCAGGTCAAGCGCACCCCGGCCGGGAAAGCGGACTACCGGTGGGCGAAGACGACTGCCGAGGTCGCCGCGGACTCGCAGTTGCCTGCCTAG
- a CDS encoding DinB family protein, producing MAASEGQIAAFLQVATETLDTIEGVLDDCDDTTVNAVPGAPGVNSVFALVTHIGGALGYWGGSLLAGEDIPRDRSAEFHATGTVEQARALVSQLRTDLARWVPVAAIGIRNPDAKGTTRRDSAAATPEWVLTHMLRELTQHTGHLEVCRDLVARRAD from the coding sequence GTGGCCGCGTCTGAGGGCCAGATCGCCGCCTTCCTCCAGGTGGCGACCGAGACCCTGGACACGATCGAGGGCGTGCTCGACGACTGCGATGACACCACCGTCAACGCGGTTCCCGGTGCGCCCGGGGTGAACTCGGTGTTCGCCTTGGTCACACATATCGGAGGAGCTCTGGGTTACTGGGGCGGCTCACTGTTGGCAGGCGAGGACATCCCCCGCGATCGCTCCGCGGAATTCCACGCGACGGGCACCGTCGAGCAGGCACGGGCTCTCGTATCCCAGCTGCGCACCGACCTGGCGCGCTGGGTCCCGGTGGCTGCCATCGGTATCCGCAACCCCGATGCCAAGGGCACCACCCGCCGCGACTCGGCCGCCGCCACTCCGGAATGGGTGCTCACCCATATGCTGCGTGAGCTGACCCAGCACACCGGACACCTGGAGGTCTGCCGCGATCTGGTGGCGCGGCGCGCAGACTGA
- a CDS encoding nucleoside hydrolase: protein MAETKVLFDCDTGVDDSLALLYLLAQPEVDLLGIVSTAGNVPGPQVVENNLAWLDLLGRNDIDVFVGSDSPVSAPLITTEETHGPFGVGYAELPPPTRTPSDRSGAQAWSEITRAHPGEVVGLVTGPCTNLALALRDDPGILARLRRLVIMGGVFWHPGNTTPTSEWNVAVDPESLWEVLRAYGELDGTGTALPILCPLDLTETIELTPDHVLRLADAAGSSPAEVLDPEDADGTRSTASNSVVRAISDAVRFYFEFHRDHDLGYIAHMHDPFAAAVALDPTIARTRAYTVDVELSGALTRGTTVADVHRAWNRPDTAQIAVSADPVAFFDDMLDSIARLARGRV, encoded by the coding sequence GTGGCGGAAACGAAGGTCCTGTTCGACTGCGATACCGGTGTCGACGACTCCTTAGCCCTGCTGTACCTCCTGGCCCAGCCGGAGGTGGATCTGCTCGGCATCGTCTCCACCGCCGGCAACGTCCCCGGCCCACAAGTGGTCGAGAACAATCTCGCGTGGCTCGATCTGCTAGGCCGCAACGACATCGATGTCTTCGTCGGATCCGACTCCCCGGTCTCCGCGCCGCTCATCACCACAGAGGAGACGCACGGACCGTTCGGCGTGGGCTACGCGGAGCTGCCCCCGCCCACCAGGACTCCGTCGGACCGGTCCGGGGCGCAGGCGTGGTCGGAGATCACCCGGGCCCACCCGGGCGAGGTGGTGGGCCTGGTGACCGGACCGTGCACGAACCTCGCGTTGGCCCTGCGCGACGATCCCGGCATTCTCGCCCGGCTGCGCCGGTTGGTGATCATGGGCGGGGTGTTCTGGCACCCGGGAAACACCACGCCCACCTCGGAATGGAACGTCGCGGTGGACCCGGAATCGCTGTGGGAGGTGCTGCGGGCCTACGGCGAGCTGGACGGCACCGGCACCGCGCTCCCCATCCTGTGCCCGCTCGATCTGACCGAGACCATCGAGCTCACACCTGACCACGTGCTTCGCCTCGCCGATGCCGCAGGAAGCAGCCCCGCCGAGGTCCTCGACCCCGAGGATGCCGACGGTACCCGTTCCACCGCGAGCAATTCCGTGGTCCGTGCCATCTCGGACGCCGTGCGCTTCTACTTCGAGTTCCACCGCGACCACGACCTCGGCTACATCGCGCACATGCACGACCCGTTCGCCGCCGCGGTCGCCCTCGATCCGACGATCGCCCGCACCCGCGCCTACACCGTGGACGTGGAGCTGAGCGGCGCGCTCACCCGCGGTACCACGGTCGCCGATGTCCACCGTGCCTGGAACCGTCCCGACACCGCCCAGATAGCGGTCTCCGCCGACCCGGTGGCCTTCTTCGACGACATGCTCGATTCGATCGCCAGGCTCGCCCGTGGCCGCGTCTGA
- a CDS encoding SDR family NAD(P)-dependent oxidoreductase, with translation MSDPISAEDLAAFHRVLDAAAGLDAEHPQSIEVQRSVGHMFKQLKRLRRKESRAKVREADRDVLERTATGNAERIDDETAGILLTTPTVGDSAGELLRPQSCYICKQPYTRIDAFYHQLCPECAAFSHGKRDATTDLTGRRALLTGGRAKIGMYIALRLLRDGADLTITTRFPTDAARRFAELADSAEWLDRLHIVGIDLRDPSQVSALADAVAARGPLDIIINNAAQTVRRSPGAYSALVDAESGDVPPELASRIIRFGRASSAHPAALTEALDGHTGGVTGDLAALDPAALTALALRGGSSSAARIEDGTAIDAGGLLPDLVHTNSWVQTVEEVEPLELLEVQLCNSVAPFILISKLRPALAASPARRKYVVNVSAMEGQFGRGYKGPGHPHTNMAKAALNMLTRTSSAEMLEQDGILMTAVDTGWITDERPHHTKMRLADEGFRAPLDLVDGAARVYDPIVQGEAGVDLYGCFLKDYKPSPW, from the coding sequence ATGTCCGACCCGATCTCCGCGGAAGACCTCGCCGCGTTCCACCGCGTGCTCGACGCAGCGGCCGGCCTCGACGCCGAACACCCGCAGTCCATCGAGGTACAACGCTCGGTCGGACACATGTTCAAGCAGCTCAAACGCCTGCGCCGCAAAGAGTCCCGAGCGAAGGTTCGCGAGGCCGACCGCGATGTCCTCGAACGCACCGCGACCGGTAACGCCGAGCGGATCGACGACGAGACCGCAGGGATCCTGCTCACCACGCCCACGGTCGGCGACAGCGCGGGCGAGCTCCTGCGCCCCCAGAGTTGCTACATCTGCAAGCAGCCCTATACCCGGATCGATGCCTTCTACCACCAGCTCTGCCCCGAGTGTGCCGCCTTCAGCCACGGCAAGCGCGATGCCACCACCGACCTCACCGGGCGCCGCGCGCTGCTCACCGGCGGGCGGGCCAAGATCGGGATGTACATCGCGCTGCGGCTGCTGCGCGACGGCGCCGATCTCACCATCACCACCCGCTTCCCGACCGATGCCGCCCGGCGCTTCGCCGAGCTCGCCGACAGCGCCGAATGGCTCGACAGGCTGCATATCGTGGGGATCGACCTGCGCGACCCCTCGCAGGTGAGCGCCCTGGCGGACGCGGTGGCAGCCCGCGGACCGCTGGACATCATCATCAACAATGCCGCGCAGACGGTGCGCCGCTCCCCCGGCGCCTACTCGGCGCTGGTCGACGCCGAATCGGGTGACGTGCCACCCGAGCTGGCGAGCCGGATCATCCGATTCGGGCGCGCCAGTTCGGCGCACCCGGCCGCCCTCACCGAAGCACTCGATGGGCACACCGGCGGCGTCACCGGCGACCTCGCTGCCCTCGACCCCGCAGCACTCACCGCGCTCGCGCTGCGCGGCGGATCCTCGTCCGCCGCGCGGATCGAGGACGGCACCGCCATCGACGCCGGCGGTCTGCTCCCCGACCTCGTGCACACCAACTCCTGGGTGCAGACCGTCGAGGAAGTCGAACCCCTCGAGCTACTCGAAGTGCAGCTGTGCAACTCCGTGGCGCCGTTCATCCTGATCTCGAAACTGCGTCCGGCGCTGGCGGCGTCGCCCGCACGGCGCAAGTACGTGGTCAACGTCTCGGCCATGGAAGGCCAGTTCGGCCGTGGCTACAAGGGGCCGGGCCACCCGCACACCAATATGGCGAAGGCCGCGCTCAACATGCTCACGCGCACCTCCAGCGCGGAGATGCTGGAGCAGGACGGCATCCTGATGACCGCCGTCGACACCGGCTGGATCACGGACGAGCGTCCGCACCACACCAAGATGCGCCTCGCCGATGAGGGGTTTCGCGCGCCCCTCGACCTGGTCGACGGTGCCGCCCGCGTCTACGACCCGATCGTGCAGGGCGAGGCCGGCGTGGATCTCTACGGCTGCTTCCTCAAGGACTACAAGCCTTCGCCGTGGTGA
- a CDS encoding gluconokinase, with product MSTIQICVMGVSGSGKSTVGAELASRLGRSFADGDDFHSDANRAKMASGQPLTDTDRWPWLETIGAYLRDEMVAGRPTVVACSALKREYRDRIRAAGASVYFVFLTGNEELLLERMRARAGHFMKADMLASQLAILEPLARDEFGVTVNVAGDIPQIVTEALADFAATEVPGIA from the coding sequence GTGTCCACTATCCAGATCTGCGTGATGGGAGTGTCCGGCTCAGGTAAGTCGACCGTGGGGGCCGAGCTGGCCTCCCGCCTGGGCCGGAGCTTCGCCGACGGTGACGATTTCCACAGTGATGCCAACCGCGCCAAGATGGCGTCCGGGCAACCCCTGACCGATACCGATCGGTGGCCGTGGCTGGAGACGATCGGTGCTTACCTCCGCGATGAGATGGTCGCGGGAAGACCCACGGTGGTGGCTTGTTCCGCACTCAAGCGGGAGTACCGGGACCGGATCCGCGCGGCCGGTGCGAGCGTCTACTTCGTCTTCCTGACCGGTAACGAGGAGTTGTTGCTCGAGCGCATGCGTGCCCGCGCCGGACACTTCATGAAGGCCGACATGCTGGCATCGCAGTTGGCGATCCTCGAGCCGTTGGCGCGCGATGAGTTCGGCGTCACGGTCAACGTGGCGGGCGATATCCCCCAGATCGTCACCGAGGCACTGGCCGACTTCGCCGCCACCGAGGTGCCGGGCATCGCCTGA
- a CDS encoding DUF4185 domain-containing protein — protein MPQSIAPPRMHKVRDITPVSRFGVGGTDLGIACRVGDEILYVFGDTFEGLTIGAGDWRSPVGLFGTTTGHITRPAGPDPKRARQLLEYRHDTGEFTTILPTTCIHVDGALYLHTMTMQSLDTVVRTALWRSDDGAQTWREVARFNADQADGCRTMWALCPAPDGYTYNVSTGGLSRDKGLRLHRLPTALLATLHPGVEIAWEPWGWRPDTGWKWGNPPTDLALGSGYGELSLARVEGTWVMTYFDAAHYRIAARFADRIDGVWSDAVTLLQGSSWHDEDHADGRVAQLYGGYLVPGSTMRSARLVVSQWNTANNHPYKSMLFTGPLRGA, from the coding sequence GTGCCCCAGTCGATCGCACCGCCACGCATGCACAAGGTTCGCGACATCACGCCCGTCAGTCGGTTCGGCGTCGGCGGCACCGACCTGGGAATCGCCTGCCGCGTAGGCGACGAGATCCTCTACGTGTTCGGCGACACCTTCGAGGGACTGACGATCGGTGCCGGCGACTGGCGCTCCCCCGTCGGGCTGTTCGGCACCACCACCGGACACATCACACGGCCGGCCGGTCCGGACCCGAAGCGGGCCCGTCAACTCCTCGAATACCGCCACGACACCGGCGAATTCACCACCATCCTCCCGACCACCTGCATCCACGTGGACGGCGCCCTCTACCTGCACACCATGACCATGCAGAGCCTCGACACCGTGGTGCGCACCGCTCTGTGGCGTTCGGACGACGGTGCGCAGACCTGGCGCGAGGTGGCTCGGTTCAACGCCGACCAGGCGGACGGCTGCCGGACCATGTGGGCGCTGTGCCCCGCACCGGACGGTTACACCTACAACGTGTCCACCGGCGGGCTCAGCCGGGATAAGGGGCTACGGCTGCACCGGCTGCCCACCGCTCTGCTCGCCACGTTGCATCCCGGCGTGGAGATCGCCTGGGAACCCTGGGGCTGGCGGCCCGATACCGGCTGGAAATGGGGGAACCCACCCACCGACCTCGCCCTCGGCAGTGGTTACGGCGAACTCTCCCTGGCCCGGGTCGAGGGTACGTGGGTGATGACCTACTTCGACGCGGCGCACTACCGGATCGCAGCCCGCTTCGCCGACCGGATCGATGGAGTCTGGTCGGACGCCGTCACCCTGCTCCAGGGATCGTCCTGGCACGACGAAGATCATGCCGACGGCCGGGTCGCCCAGTTGTACGGCGGCTACCTGGTGCCCGGATCGACGATGCGGTCCGCCCGGCTCGTGGTCTCGCAGTGGAACACCGCGAACAACCATCCCTACAAGTCGATGCTGTTCACCGGCCCGTTGCGCGGGGCCTGA
- a CDS encoding DUF417 family protein: MTIDRTSVQNLGLHVIRAGLVLNLGWQGLGKFTAAEAAGIEPLVSGSPLMAWTVRLVDIRTVSAGIGVIELIATVALITGLWWRRANDIAVTIAAVTFLGTFSFLFTSIDYDWGLLPPNGFLLKDLVLLGGSLALIRTAQSALRPDANVGTPVST, encoded by the coding sequence GTGACGATCGACCGCACCTCCGTTCAGAACCTCGGGCTCCACGTGATCCGGGCAGGCCTCGTCCTCAACCTCGGGTGGCAGGGGCTCGGAAAGTTCACCGCCGCCGAAGCAGCGGGAATAGAACCGCTCGTCAGCGGGAGTCCGCTCATGGCCTGGACGGTGCGTCTCGTCGACATTCGTACGGTGTCCGCCGGTATCGGCGTGATCGAACTGATCGCCACGGTGGCGCTCATCACCGGCCTGTGGTGGCGCCGCGCCAACGACATCGCGGTGACCATCGCCGCCGTCACCTTCCTCGGGACCTTCTCCTTCCTGTTCACCTCGATCGACTACGACTGGGGGCTGCTTCCGCCGAACGGTTTCCTGCTCAAGGATCTGGTCCTGCTCGGCGGCTCACTCGCACTCATCCGCACTGCGCAATCCGCGCTGCGGCCCGATGCAAACGTGGGGACCCCCGTGTCCACCTGA